The following are from one region of the Marinomonas sp. CT5 genome:
- a CDS encoding DUF6429 family protein, whose amino-acid sequence MDIDEDKIDDAALSFFYLTLHDDLGHAWKQVDWSITNRLHEKGYIHNPVGKSKSVTLTEEGLAKSEALFKALFTKADGK is encoded by the coding sequence GTGGACATAGATGAAGACAAAATCGATGACGCAGCCCTCTCTTTTTTTTACCTTACTTTGCATGATGATTTGGGGCATGCTTGGAAGCAAGTTGACTGGAGTATAACCAATCGATTGCATGAGAAGGGTTATATTCATAATCCAGTTGGCAAATCTAAATCGGTGACATTAACCGAGGAAGGGCTGGCGAAATCAGAGGCGTTGTTTAAAGCGCTTTTCACGAAGGCCGATGGAAAGTGA
- a CDS encoding addiction module protein, with the protein MNNSLKQIGEQALNLSPEERAKLAEFMLESLNEPLADIQAAWSQEIELRVAAYDRGDLSSYAAEDVFAEAKLSTK; encoded by the coding sequence ATGAATAATTCACTTAAACAAATCGGAGAGCAGGCATTAAACCTGAGTCCAGAGGAAAGGGCTAAGTTAGCTGAGTTTATGCTGGAGTCACTTAATGAGCCTCTTGCAGACATTCAAGCCGCGTGGAGTCAGGAGATTGAACTGCGTGTTGCTGCATATGATCGTGGCGATTTATCATCGTATGCTGCAGAGGATGTGTTTGCGGAAGCGAAGCTCTCTACTAAGTGA
- a CDS encoding DUF3010 family protein, with product MITCGIEIKGSEVILCLMSKQDGLFQIPDCRQTRHTLNNPNDSENVRKFQFTMKKLFEDYKVTRVVIRERPTKGKFAGGAVGFKIEAALQLIDTVQVDLFSGAKIKDIIQHNPMPIPFKATGLRAFQESAFTVAYAALSEYIPEA from the coding sequence ATGATTACTTGTGGTATCGAAATTAAAGGCAGCGAAGTCATTCTTTGTCTTATGTCTAAACAGGACGGGCTGTTTCAAATTCCAGATTGTCGCCAGACTCGACACACATTGAACAACCCAAACGACAGTGAAAACGTACGTAAATTTCAATTTACGATGAAGAAACTCTTTGAAGACTACAAAGTAACCAGAGTCGTTATACGTGAACGCCCTACCAAAGGTAAATTCGCAGGTGGTGCAGTAGGCTTTAAAATTGAAGCGGCACTACAATTGATTGATACCGTTCAGGTGGATTTATTCAGCGGCGCAAAAATAAAAGACATCATTCAGCACAACCCAATGCCGATTCCCTTCAAAGCCACGGGTTTACGTGCCTTCCAAGAAAGTGCTTTTACCGTGGCGTACGCGGCGCTTTCTGAATACATTCCTGAAGCGTAA
- a CDS encoding alanine--glyoxylate aminotransferase family protein, with amino-acid sequence MTASSPMGIPRPQVKTLDEILPHEPLLMMGAGPVPIPERVAKANSVVINHLGGVMAQVIGQVKTMARYVFQTESKWVLGVAGPASAAMEMAVANLLQPGERILCINNGFFSHRMAEMATRIGADVHEFHVGVHEAADPERVRKAIEETRPKVLTLVQGETSNTVFNHSLEEITKIAKSYGCLVVVDAVCTLSTMPLKMDEWQVDVVITGGQKGLSSIPGVSLLVFSNEAWAAVKNRTKPTAQWCFDAQLAENFWHNDGYHYTAPVSGIMALHEALKLVCDETLENRFARHLRCSKALQAGIEGMGLELFIPSESRLNSVVGINIPEGLTAGQICRHISEMYRVEIAGSFGQPIVRIGQMGEQCREHNLFRTLHAFGSTMRDLGVKVDQPNGMAEMEAYLQSVPRTLYQVA; translated from the coding sequence ATGACTGCTTCATCGCCAATGGGTATTCCACGTCCCCAGGTGAAAACTTTAGACGAAATTCTTCCTCACGAACCTTTGTTAATGATGGGCGCAGGCCCTGTTCCTATTCCAGAGCGTGTTGCTAAGGCCAATTCGGTGGTAATCAACCACCTAGGTGGTGTCATGGCACAAGTGATTGGTCAGGTGAAAACAATGGCGCGTTATGTATTTCAAACAGAGTCTAAATGGGTTCTTGGTGTGGCGGGACCAGCATCGGCGGCAATGGAAATGGCGGTGGCCAATTTATTGCAACCGGGCGAACGTATTTTATGCATTAATAATGGTTTCTTTAGCCATCGTATGGCGGAAATGGCAACGCGTATTGGTGCCGATGTACATGAATTTCATGTTGGTGTGCATGAGGCGGCTGACCCAGAGCGTGTTCGCAAAGCCATTGAAGAAACGCGCCCTAAAGTATTAACTCTAGTTCAGGGAGAAACATCGAATACGGTGTTTAATCACTCTTTAGAAGAAATCACTAAAATCGCCAAGTCTTACGGTTGTTTGGTGGTAGTGGATGCCGTTTGTACCTTGAGTACCATGCCGCTAAAAATGGACGAGTGGCAAGTGGATGTGGTGATTACGGGTGGTCAGAAAGGTTTGTCATCCATTCCTGGTGTGTCGCTTCTGGTGTTTTCAAACGAAGCGTGGGCGGCGGTGAAAAATCGCACTAAGCCGACGGCACAATGGTGTTTCGATGCTCAGCTTGCAGAAAACTTTTGGCATAACGATGGTTATCATTACACGGCGCCTGTCTCTGGCATTATGGCGTTACATGAGGCATTGAAGTTGGTGTGTGATGAAACGCTCGAAAATCGTTTTGCTCGGCATTTGCGCTGCTCTAAGGCTTTGCAGGCAGGGATTGAAGGCATGGGGTTGGAGTTGTTTATTCCATCTGAGTCACGCTTAAATTCTGTCGTCGGGATAAATATTCCTGAAGGCTTAACCGCGGGGCAAATTTGTCGACATATTTCCGAAATGTATCGAGTAGAAATTGCGGGTTCCTTTGGTCAGCCAATCGTGCGTATTGGACAAATGGGTGAGCAGTGTCGTGAGCACAACTTGTTCCGTACTTTGCATGCGTTTGGCAGTACGATGCGCGATTTGGGCGTAAAAGTAGATCAGCCAAACGGCATGGCGGAAATGGAGGCCTATTTGCAGAGTGTACCTCGCACTCTTTATCAGGTGGCTTAA